One Epidermidibacterium keratini DNA segment encodes these proteins:
- a CDS encoding amino acid synthesis family protein, which produces MKATVRRWHSQIEEIEYEGGRRVDPPHRRVIVAAVVANPYAGQWQDDLSELIDLGEQLSAELTARAQALLGNPVRAFGKAAIVGSAGEIEHVSAVVHPRFGQPLRAATDGAALLQSIKKRGGPGTVVDVPLSHYRDMAVRSHFDSTSVMVPDAPLPDEMVIALAVADGPRAHQRIGGKTEADLTNAPKEQS; this is translated from the coding sequence ATGAAAGCGACCGTCCGTCGCTGGCACTCGCAGATCGAGGAGATCGAATACGAAGGCGGGCGCCGCGTCGACCCGCCGCATCGACGCGTCATCGTCGCGGCCGTCGTCGCCAACCCGTACGCCGGGCAGTGGCAAGACGACCTCAGTGAGCTCATCGACCTCGGCGAGCAGCTGTCGGCCGAGCTCACCGCCCGTGCCCAGGCACTGCTCGGCAACCCGGTGCGGGCCTTCGGCAAGGCCGCGATTGTCGGCAGCGCAGGCGAAATCGAGCACGTGTCCGCAGTCGTGCACCCGCGGTTCGGACAGCCGCTGCGCGCCGCAACCGATGGGGCAGCGCTGCTGCAGTCGATCAAGAAGCGCGGCGGTCCAGGCACGGTCGTCGACGTACCCCTCAGCCACTACCGCGACATGGCCGTGCGCTCTCATTTCGACTCGACCAGCGTCATGGTCCCCGACGCTCCGCTCCCCGACGAGATGGTGATCGCCCTCGCGGTCGCTGACGGCCCCCGGGCGCATCAGCGCATCGGCGGCAAGACCGAAGCCGACCTCACCAACGCACCCAAGGAGCAGTCATGA
- a CDS encoding metallophosphoesterase family protein: MSSPNSPSEETADSDAPPAESSTRPWHKHIAWRIATRVFVAVLGAVLGVIVGGSATGAIGPIDVQATLSLGPGDATVRIPPLGALSVDAYDGPLHTEMTVLTVDQLKAAAYVNGQKSLDELTGQVETDLRSLLVTLVVKTVIWAIAGAAIASLLIYRRIRDIFISIGTSVAVVATTLAIGYFTFDAKKLQEPTYSGLLAQAPALIGNVEDLATKFADYRQALAKMVTNVSTLYSAVSALPSDPGNGETIRVLHVSDIHMNPAGFDLMSNLVEQFGVNFVIDTGDIVDWGTPQEQQTFASVSSLPVPYVYVRGNHDSLTTEQQLAAMPNVTVLDGSETEIDGLRIAGLGDPRFSPDRSTYDDSSLDDAVEVATEKFKSYVEDLDPGPDILAVHDPSGSELLAGDAPVILSGHTHKRSVSELDGGKSLLLIQGSTGGAGLRGLEKEEPTPLSASVLYFDPTSKELLAWDDITLGGLGQTDVSIQRTIAPKASEEAEESAASMTTEPDSPEPSDEPSESPEESPAPSEPTTTAAPTT, encoded by the coding sequence ATGTCCTCACCGAACTCGCCCTCCGAAGAGACCGCCGACTCGGACGCGCCGCCGGCCGAGTCGAGCACGCGTCCCTGGCATAAGCACATCGCGTGGCGCATCGCGACCCGTGTCTTTGTTGCAGTCCTGGGCGCCGTACTCGGCGTGATCGTCGGCGGTAGCGCAACGGGAGCGATCGGACCGATCGACGTCCAGGCGACCCTGTCGCTCGGCCCGGGTGATGCCACCGTCCGGATCCCACCGCTCGGCGCGCTGAGCGTTGACGCGTACGACGGGCCGCTGCACACCGAGATGACAGTGCTGACCGTCGACCAGCTCAAGGCGGCAGCGTACGTCAACGGCCAGAAGTCCCTCGACGAGCTCACCGGGCAGGTCGAGACGGACCTTCGATCACTGTTGGTCACGCTGGTAGTCAAGACGGTGATTTGGGCGATCGCCGGAGCTGCCATCGCAAGTTTGCTGATATATCGGCGAATCCGCGACATCTTCATCTCAATCGGTACGTCGGTCGCGGTGGTCGCGACCACGTTGGCGATCGGCTACTTCACCTTCGATGCCAAGAAGCTGCAGGAGCCGACGTACTCCGGCCTGCTCGCGCAGGCGCCCGCCCTGATCGGCAACGTCGAGGACCTCGCAACTAAGTTCGCCGACTACCGGCAGGCGTTGGCGAAGATGGTCACGAACGTCTCGACGCTCTACTCGGCCGTCTCGGCGCTGCCGAGCGACCCGGGCAACGGCGAGACGATCCGGGTGCTGCACGTGTCGGACATCCACATGAACCCGGCCGGCTTCGATCTGATGAGCAACCTGGTCGAGCAGTTCGGGGTGAACTTCGTGATCGACACCGGCGACATCGTCGACTGGGGCACTCCGCAGGAGCAGCAGACGTTTGCCAGCGTCAGTTCGCTGCCGGTGCCCTACGTCTACGTGCGCGGCAACCACGACTCGCTGACAACCGAGCAGCAGCTCGCCGCGATGCCCAACGTGACGGTGCTCGATGGGTCCGAGACCGAGATCGACGGGCTTCGGATCGCCGGACTTGGCGACCCGCGCTTCAGCCCCGACCGTTCGACGTACGACGACAGCTCGCTCGACGATGCGGTCGAGGTGGCGACGGAGAAGTTCAAGTCGTACGTCGAGGATCTCGACCCGGGCCCGGACATCCTGGCGGTGCATGACCCGTCCGGCAGCGAGCTGTTGGCCGGTGACGCGCCGGTCATCCTGTCCGGGCACACGCACAAGCGCTCGGTCTCCGAGCTCGATGGCGGCAAGTCGCTGTTGCTCATCCAGGGTTCGACCGGTGGGGCTGGGCTGCGCGGGCTGGAGAAGGAGGAGCCGACTCCGCTGAGCGCATCGGTGCTCTACTTCGACCCGACAAGCAAGGAGCTGCTCGCGTGGGACGACATCACGCTCGGTGGGCTCGGCCAGACCGATGTGTCGATTCAGCGCACGATCGCGCCGAAGGCATCGGAGGAGGCCGAGGAGTCGGCGGCCAGCATGACGACCGAGCCCGACTCCCCTGAGCCGTCCGACGAACCGTCCGAGTCGCCCGAGGAGTCGCCCGCGCCGTCAGAGCCCACGACGACCGCGGCACCGACGACGTAA
- a CDS encoding thioesterase family protein, giving the protein MASLTPLEDAFYLPAGDGVFDATHATQSPWDPAAQHGGPPSALLARCMGDALPEQSLRLGRLTVDFLGPIPLARCEVDVTVTRPGRRISRTEATLQVDGKPVVSASAWFIAAASQPPTGGWQEYGVLPLPDKQEQNYFTGMNPDWGYGRAIEWRFASGSFSDPGDAVVWARPRISLIAGRELTGQDRAVIVADSANGISNELPIGKWLFIPPTITYTSLRQPSGEWVMLDAKTTIAPDGGGLTHAVLGDADGMCGTVAQPLLVTEV; this is encoded by the coding sequence ATGGCATCGCTGACCCCGCTCGAGGACGCCTTCTATCTACCGGCCGGAGACGGTGTCTTCGACGCGACGCATGCGACGCAGAGCCCGTGGGATCCGGCGGCCCAACACGGCGGACCGCCGTCGGCGCTGCTGGCACGATGCATGGGTGATGCGCTGCCGGAGCAGTCGCTGCGCCTCGGCCGGCTGACCGTCGACTTCCTCGGGCCCATCCCACTCGCGCGGTGCGAAGTCGACGTGACGGTGACACGACCCGGACGCCGCATCAGCCGCACGGAGGCAACCTTGCAGGTCGACGGCAAGCCGGTCGTCAGCGCGAGTGCCTGGTTTATCGCGGCCGCATCCCAGCCGCCGACCGGTGGCTGGCAGGAGTACGGCGTACTTCCCTTGCCTGACAAGCAAGAGCAGAACTACTTCACCGGGATGAACCCCGACTGGGGATATGGCCGTGCGATCGAATGGCGGTTTGCGAGCGGCTCGTTCTCCGACCCGGGTGACGCCGTCGTCTGGGCCAGACCGCGCATCTCGCTGATCGCCGGACGCGAGCTGACCGGGCAGGACCGCGCAGTGATCGTCGCGGACTCGGCCAACGGAATCTCCAACGAGCTGCCGATCGGCAAGTGGCTGTTCATCCCGCCGACCATTACCTATACGTCGCTGCGTCAGCCGTCGGGGGAGTGGGTGATGCTCGATGCCAAGACCACGATCGCGCCCGATGGCGGCGGACTGACCCACGCCGTACTCGGTGACGCCGACGGTATGTGCGGCACCGTGGCCCAGCCGCTGCTCGTCACCGAAGTCTGA
- a CDS encoding amino acid synthesis family protein, whose amino-acid sequence MKFQIRKIQLVSETTYAEAGRPVDRPITRVAAAAVVSNEYAGQWQDDLSPMYDAAADVAADLAQRAVAALPGAPESYGKAAIVGLDGELEHAAAVLHPSLGKPLRDAVGGGTSIIPSAKKAGIAGTAIDVPLHYKDAAFVRTHFDAMEVRIPDAPRPNELVIVVAVTDGGRPHPRVGGLTIDEADGSDGLR is encoded by the coding sequence ATGAAATTCCAGATCCGCAAGATCCAGCTCGTCAGCGAGACGACGTACGCCGAGGCCGGGCGGCCCGTCGACCGCCCGATCACCCGCGTCGCGGCCGCTGCCGTCGTGAGCAACGAGTACGCCGGCCAGTGGCAAGACGACCTGTCGCCGATGTATGACGCAGCAGCCGACGTCGCCGCCGACCTCGCCCAGCGAGCGGTCGCCGCGCTGCCCGGCGCGCCCGAGTCTTACGGCAAGGCAGCGATCGTCGGCCTCGACGGCGAGCTGGAGCACGCCGCTGCCGTGCTGCATCCCAGCCTCGGCAAGCCGTTGCGTGACGCGGTCGGCGGCGGTACGTCGATCATCCCGTCGGCGAAGAAGGCGGGCATCGCCGGCACCGCGATCGACGTACCGCTGCACTACAAGGATGCGGCCTTCGTGCGCACTCACTTCGACGCGATGGAGGTGCGTATCCCCGACGCGCCGCGACCCAACGAGCTCGTCATCGTCGTCGCGGTCACCGACGGCGGCCGGCCGCATCCGCGAGTCGGCGGCCTCACCATCGACGAGGCCGACGGCAGCGACGGCTTGCGCTAA
- a CDS encoding IclR family transcriptional regulator — MTNEERSSEANGRRVASVSHAMRILNLLASNQSGMGVSEIARTVGLGKSTVHTLLATLRAEEYVEKSSDGSKYHLGLGAFHIGAAAVPGVPADGRLMPLLWTLAEETGEAVSLAIAHHADAVIVQRIESQRLLRAEIRVGTRMPLHSSASGKSLLSQMSDETIRSLYPAEDLPQLSPDTITNRSTLLAELDEVREAGHAFNRGEYAGGVIGVATWVRGRGNRAPLALSVAGPSHRFDPEPLVGRLKEIAKAMGETLA, encoded by the coding sequence GTGACTAACGAAGAACGTTCGTCAGAGGCGAACGGACGGCGCGTAGCGAGCGTCAGCCACGCGATGCGCATCCTCAATCTGCTTGCCAGCAACCAGAGCGGCATGGGGGTCAGCGAGATCGCCCGCACCGTCGGCCTCGGCAAGAGCACCGTGCACACCCTGCTTGCCACCCTGCGCGCCGAGGAGTACGTCGAGAAGTCCAGCGACGGCAGCAAGTACCACCTTGGCCTCGGTGCCTTTCACATCGGCGCTGCGGCCGTACCCGGTGTCCCCGCCGACGGCCGTCTCATGCCGCTGCTGTGGACGCTCGCCGAAGAGACGGGCGAAGCCGTATCGCTCGCCATCGCGCACCACGCAGATGCCGTCATCGTGCAGCGCATCGAGAGCCAGCGCCTGCTGCGCGCGGAGATCCGCGTCGGCACCCGCATGCCGCTGCACAGCTCAGCATCGGGCAAGAGCCTGCTGTCGCAGATGAGCGACGAGACAATCCGATCCCTCTACCCCGCCGAGGACCTGCCGCAGCTCTCCCCCGACACCATCACCAACCGCAGCACCCTCCTCGCCGAGCTCGACGAGGTCCGCGAAGCGGGGCACGCCTTCAACCGCGGCGAGTACGCCGGCGGCGTCATCGGCGTCGCGACGTGGGTTCGCGGACGCGGCAACCGCGCTCCCCTCGCGCTGTCGGTCGCCGGTCCCAGCCACCGATTCGACCCTGAGCCCCTGGTCGGCCGTCTCAAGGAGATCGCCAAGGCCATGGGCGAGACCCTCGCATAA
- a CDS encoding helix-turn-helix transcriptional regulator: MRSIRGESLPFLGQLREESARADVLRDFVANLTVPHELDPIHGVLDGLATGVVVGDTTLAFVRYGAPARMTAEPSGSAICWVVPIGPMSVSSPGQHETRYRDGFVLGRESPTVLVPSTQEGAVFVTTTEERLREYRLELTGEDSSRMRVQSGPGRLPNSGVVDAAWQYVDRVLAMWPRPSLPMLATFEQLLLSALMIELPLALAPELRTVGTRASSAIHVRRAVAWARTRVASRITMDEWAAATGISVRHLQKVFQDVHGCTPVEYLLTMRLTRARQLLQHPGEESSVAQIAEQVGLRHLGRFASAYKDRFDELPSQTRRRGAAVR, translated from the coding sequence ATGCGCTCAATTCGGGGGGAGTCGCTGCCTTTCTTGGGGCAGTTGCGGGAGGAATCCGCCCGCGCCGACGTACTGCGCGACTTCGTCGCTAATCTCACCGTGCCGCATGAGCTTGACCCGATCCACGGCGTGCTCGACGGGCTGGCGACCGGCGTCGTTGTGGGAGACACGACGCTGGCTTTCGTGCGGTACGGCGCCCCCGCCCGCATGACCGCAGAGCCGAGCGGCAGCGCGATCTGCTGGGTTGTGCCGATCGGCCCGATGAGCGTCTCATCGCCGGGGCAGCACGAGACCCGCTATCGGGACGGATTCGTGCTGGGGCGCGAGTCGCCGACCGTGCTGGTCCCCTCGACCCAAGAGGGCGCTGTCTTCGTGACGACGACCGAGGAGCGGCTGCGCGAGTACCGCCTGGAGCTCACCGGTGAGGACTCCTCGCGCATGCGGGTTCAGTCAGGTCCCGGCCGACTCCCGAACTCGGGGGTGGTCGATGCGGCGTGGCAGTACGTCGATCGCGTGCTGGCAATGTGGCCGCGTCCGTCACTTCCGATGCTGGCGACCTTCGAGCAGCTGCTGCTGAGCGCCCTGATGATCGAGCTGCCGTTGGCTCTCGCGCCCGAGCTGCGCACGGTGGGCACCCGCGCCTCGAGCGCGATCCACGTGCGCCGAGCAGTGGCGTGGGCGCGCACCCGCGTCGCGTCGCGGATCACCATGGACGAGTGGGCGGCCGCGACCGGCATTTCGGTGCGTCACCTGCAAAAAGTCTTCCAAGACGTGCACGGGTGTACGCCGGTCGAGTACCTCCTGACCATGCGCCTCACGCGGGCCCGCCAGCTGCTGCAGCACCCCGGCGAGGAGTCGTCGGTGGCGCAGATCGCCGAACAGGTCGGGCTGCGTCACCTCGGGCGGTTTGCCTCGGCCTACAAAGACCGCTTTGACGAGTTGCCCTCCCAGACTCGCCGTCGCGGTGCCGCCGTCCGTTAG
- a CDS encoding purine-cytosine permease family protein — translation MTTRNEPTPDVEVVEHDIHEHEEREDYARSRVPEHARRSTGAVFMVLVGIVTAFFFPTVGGSYLLAYGAAATWIALLVGFLILIALTLVVASAASREGLTAELLTRGCGYGFVGSVLTTLIYAATFVLYTALEGQILATSIDQIWDLPDIVWYIIVGLIFIPLTWYGMTQLTWIMWLTFPIYVILVTIAVVKAINENGGFPTELFTAAPEGSITGILGFLGVMAGLAGTIGLNPMEASDYNRFIAADRFKKVAWKSIVLPYALMFFVAMPLGMFFTLITNEVNPAVYFSSLLGVGLGVLLAWISQVRINLTNVHLGSIALTSAAQRVTKRPPGRMVWVTVVAVLSILLMQADVLGNVLGFLEWNGMFLLAWVGTVIADLLIVRKALGIVRGPIEYREGHIRKFNPVGVTALLAAVLVGSILLYAADGTMLRGLAPYIAFAVAVIVHSVMAVVTKGRFYFSDQTPEPAR, via the coding sequence ATGACCACCCGTAACGAACCCACGCCGGATGTTGAGGTCGTCGAGCACGACATCCACGAGCACGAGGAGCGCGAGGACTACGCGCGCTCCCGCGTCCCCGAGCACGCCCGACGCAGCACCGGCGCCGTCTTCATGGTGCTCGTCGGCATCGTCACGGCCTTCTTCTTTCCGACCGTCGGCGGCAGCTATCTGCTGGCGTACGGCGCCGCCGCTACGTGGATCGCCCTGCTGGTGGGCTTTCTCATCCTCATCGCACTTACTCTGGTCGTCGCCTCAGCCGCGAGCCGCGAGGGACTGACAGCCGAGCTGCTCACCCGCGGCTGCGGCTACGGGTTCGTCGGCAGCGTCCTCACGACGCTGATCTACGCGGCCACCTTTGTGCTCTACACCGCGCTCGAGGGCCAGATACTCGCCACCTCGATCGACCAGATCTGGGACCTGCCTGACATCGTCTGGTACATCATCGTCGGGCTGATCTTCATCCCGTTGACGTGGTACGGCATGACCCAGCTGACCTGGATTATGTGGCTGACCTTCCCGATCTACGTCATCCTGGTGACGATCGCGGTCGTGAAGGCAATCAACGAAAACGGCGGCTTCCCGACCGAGCTGTTCACCGCAGCGCCGGAGGGCTCGATCACCGGCATACTCGGCTTCCTCGGCGTCATGGCCGGTCTGGCCGGCACGATCGGGCTCAACCCCATGGAGGCCAGCGACTACAACCGCTTCATCGCCGCAGACCGCTTCAAGAAGGTCGCCTGGAAGAGCATCGTGCTGCCCTACGCGCTGATGTTCTTCGTCGCGATGCCGCTGGGCATGTTCTTCACGCTCATCACCAACGAGGTCAATCCGGCGGTCTACTTCTCCTCGCTGCTCGGCGTCGGTCTCGGCGTGCTGCTCGCCTGGATCTCCCAGGTGCGCATCAACCTCACCAACGTGCACCTCGGCTCGATCGCGCTCACCAGCGCCGCACAGCGAGTCACCAAGCGTCCGCCCGGCCGCATGGTCTGGGTCACCGTCGTCGCGGTGCTGTCGATCCTGCTCATGCAGGCCGACGTACTTGGCAATGTGCTGGGATTCCTGGAGTGGAACGGCATGTTCCTGCTCGCCTGGGTCGGCACGGTCATCGCCGACCTGCTGATCGTGCGCAAGGCGCTCGGGATCGTGCGCGGACCGATCGAGTACCGCGAGGGCCACATCCGCAAGTTCAACCCGGTCGGTGTCACGGCCCTGCTGGCCGCCGTACTCGTCGGGTCGATCCTGCTCTACGCGGCTGACGGCACGATGCTGCGCGGGCTCGCACCCTACATCGCGTTTGCGGTCGCGGTCATCGTGCACAGCGTGATGGCTGTGGTCACCAAGGGTCGGTTCTACTTCAGCGACCAGACTCCGGAGCCGGCTCGCTAG
- a CDS encoding MFS transporter, with amino-acid sequence MDSARFPGGRVVAGCFISLTTTSGLCFYGLAVYLNAFSKERGWSLSSISLATTVFFVATGFVGLAVARLITRYDARRVMVAGAIVGAIALALLGQVHEQWQLYLVYLLFAFGFGSAGLVPVTTVVTRWYNRRRSIALSIASTGLSVGGMVLTPLAKWLTDHVGLSQATPILAAVWLVGTVPVIVWLIRPDPAALGWLPDGARAAPDAPTVALPGEPYSIAIRTRFFRAMTAAYVLLMAAQVGSLQQLVKLAEERTGAVAAAFATFVVAAMSVIARLAGGRLVYRVPMGGFTVVLGVVQAVSLSILAFSYNTLAFFAMVVVFGATVGNILLLQSLLISHRFGVRDYARLFSRSQLFVVIGTAGGPLLLGWLYDLSGDYRLSYVVAGSLSLIGAAVMWWAGPAEEFQAEPEIASEPAPESGR; translated from the coding sequence ATGGACAGTGCTCGGTTCCCCGGCGGCCGAGTCGTGGCCGGCTGCTTCATCTCGCTGACGACGACATCGGGCCTGTGCTTCTACGGGCTTGCGGTCTACCTCAACGCTTTCAGCAAGGAGCGCGGCTGGTCGCTGTCGTCGATCTCGCTTGCCACCACGGTGTTCTTCGTGGCGACCGGGTTCGTCGGGCTGGCCGTGGCGCGGCTGATCACGCGGTACGACGCCCGACGGGTCATGGTTGCCGGTGCGATAGTCGGCGCGATCGCCCTGGCGCTGCTCGGCCAGGTCCACGAACAATGGCAGCTATACCTGGTGTATCTGCTGTTTGCCTTCGGGTTCGGAAGCGCCGGCCTCGTTCCCGTGACGACCGTGGTCACCCGTTGGTACAACCGCCGCCGCTCGATCGCGCTGTCGATCGCCTCGACGGGTCTGTCGGTGGGCGGCATGGTGCTGACGCCACTTGCCAAGTGGTTGACCGACCATGTCGGACTCTCGCAGGCGACGCCGATCCTGGCCGCCGTCTGGCTCGTCGGCACCGTCCCGGTCATCGTGTGGCTGATCCGTCCCGATCCCGCGGCGCTCGGCTGGCTTCCGGACGGCGCTCGCGCGGCGCCGGATGCGCCGACGGTCGCGCTGCCTGGTGAGCCGTACTCCATCGCCATCCGCACCCGGTTCTTCCGCGCGATGACCGCAGCCTACGTGCTGCTCATGGCCGCACAGGTCGGCTCGCTCCAGCAGCTGGTCAAGCTCGCCGAGGAGCGGACAGGGGCGGTCGCGGCCGCGTTTGCCACGTTCGTCGTCGCGGCGATGTCGGTCATCGCCCGGCTCGCCGGCGGTCGCTTGGTCTACCGCGTGCCGATGGGCGGGTTCACCGTCGTACTCGGCGTTGTGCAGGCCGTGTCGCTGTCGATCCTCGCGTTTTCCTACAACACCCTCGCGTTCTTCGCGATGGTCGTCGTCTTCGGCGCAACGGTCGGCAACATCCTGCTGCTGCAGTCGCTGCTGATCAGCCACCGCTTCGGCGTACGCGACTATGCCCGTCTCTTCAGCCGCTCTCAGCTTTTCGTGGTGATCGGTACGGCGGGCGGACCGCTGCTGCTGGGCTGGCTCTATGACCTTTCGGGCGACTACCGCCTGTCGTACGTCGTCGCGGGCTCGCTGTCGCTGATCGGCGCCGCGGTGATGTGGTGGGCCGGGCCTGCAGAGGAGTTCCAGGCCGAACCGGAGATCGCTAGCGAGCCGGCTCCGGAGTCTGGTCGCTGA
- a CDS encoding amidohydrolase family protein, whose amino-acid sequence MADQPSTAAGGDLQITGIGTLFTGKRDNPRLENVDTVVVKDGKIAAIGEKSSESMPTLDLNGASLLPGLIDPHVHPVFGDFTPRHPAFGWIESYVNGGITTMISAGEPHLPGRPRDAAGVKALAILAHKSFQAVRPLGATVHAGAVLLEPGLTEGDFAEMAAEGVWLVGEIGVSSVYEIEQALPLVEMAKKHGFRVPVHVGGASVPGSNVIGADIVVGLQPHVAVHCNGGPTAPSNDDIARIIEESSAAVEVVQAGNIRALVDVIAMLRERDALDRLQIASDTPSGTGIVPSSILRTMAYTVALGGLDVDDAVCAATGQTARRFGLDCGVIEVGAPADFAVLDAPRGSMASDAAGALEIGDMPAVAAVVTDGIVRLTASRVTPPPQRAATHSP is encoded by the coding sequence GTGGCTGACCAGCCAAGCACCGCTGCCGGCGGAGACCTGCAGATCACCGGAATCGGCACCCTCTTCACCGGGAAGCGCGACAACCCGCGCCTGGAAAACGTCGACACCGTCGTCGTCAAGGACGGCAAGATCGCTGCCATAGGTGAGAAGTCAAGCGAGTCGATGCCGACGCTCGACCTCAACGGTGCCAGCCTGCTGCCCGGGCTCATTGACCCTCACGTGCACCCGGTCTTCGGCGACTTCACCCCTCGCCATCCGGCGTTCGGGTGGATCGAGTCGTATGTCAACGGCGGGATCACGACCATGATCTCGGCCGGCGAACCGCACCTCCCCGGACGCCCACGCGACGCGGCTGGAGTGAAGGCGCTGGCGATCCTGGCGCACAAGTCGTTCCAGGCCGTGCGCCCGCTCGGTGCGACCGTGCACGCGGGCGCCGTACTGCTCGAGCCAGGCCTCACCGAGGGTGACTTTGCCGAGATGGCAGCAGAAGGCGTCTGGCTGGTCGGCGAGATCGGCGTCTCCAGCGTCTACGAGATCGAGCAGGCCCTCCCGCTTGTCGAGATGGCCAAGAAGCACGGCTTTCGCGTCCCGGTGCACGTCGGCGGGGCCTCAGTTCCCGGCTCGAACGTCATCGGCGCCGACATCGTCGTCGGCCTGCAACCGCACGTCGCCGTGCACTGCAACGGCGGCCCGACGGCGCCATCCAACGACGACATCGCCAGAATCATTGAAGAATCGAGCGCTGCCGTCGAGGTCGTGCAGGCCGGAAACATCCGCGCGCTCGTCGACGTGATCGCCATGCTGCGCGAGCGCGATGCGCTCGACCGGCTGCAGATCGCCAGCGACACCCCGTCTGGCACCGGGATCGTCCCATCGTCGATCCTGCGCACGATGGCCTACACCGTCGCGCTCGGCGGGCTCGACGTCGACGATGCCGTGTGTGCCGCAACCGGTCAGACCGCGCGCAGGTTTGGTCTCGACTGCGGCGTCATCGAGGTCGGCGCGCCGGCCGACTTCGCCGTACTCGACGCACCTCGGGGGTCAATGGCATCCGATGCTGCCGGTGCGCTCGAGATCGGCGACATGCCCGCTGTGGCAGCGGTTGTCACCGACGGCATCGTCCGGCTGACCGCCAGTCGCGTCACTCCTCCCCCGCAGCGCGCGGCGACGCACAGCCCATAA
- a CDS encoding cysteine hydrolase family protein: MTGNVDSFSAHQSDTPQAFSWDPASTAVLVVDMVNDFCTDGGAMVLPGSDVLYPRITKLTDEARDAGAHIVWIRDEHEPGDREFRKRSVHCLRGTWGAQIVAELPQHKSDSVRTKRTFSSFYGSDLDAWLVERGITHLIVCGVVTNICVRSTVHDAFFRGFEVAVATDACAGTSEREHEAAIYDMDTHFAHADTVDALLGTVTKPAAQGAGRG, from the coding sequence ATGACCGGCAACGTCGACTCGTTCTCTGCGCACCAATCCGATACACCGCAGGCATTCTCGTGGGATCCCGCGAGTACGGCGGTGCTCGTCGTCGACATGGTCAACGACTTCTGCACCGACGGCGGCGCGATGGTGCTGCCCGGATCAGACGTGCTCTATCCGCGCATCACGAAGCTCACCGACGAAGCCCGCGACGCCGGCGCGCACATCGTCTGGATTCGCGACGAACACGAACCGGGCGACCGCGAGTTCCGCAAGCGGTCCGTGCACTGCCTACGCGGCACGTGGGGCGCCCAGATCGTCGCCGAGCTGCCCCAGCACAAGTCGGATTCGGTGCGCACCAAGCGCACTTTCAGCTCGTTCTACGGTTCAGACCTTGATGCGTGGCTGGTCGAACGCGGCATCACGCACCTCATCGTCTGCGGCGTCGTCACCAACATCTGCGTGCGCTCGACCGTGCATGACGCGTTCTTCCGCGGCTTCGAGGTCGCGGTCGCCACCGACGCCTGCGCAGGCACCAGCGAGCGCGAGCACGAGGCCGCGATCTACGACATGGATACGCACTTCGCGCACGCCGACACGGTCGACGCCTTGCTCGGCACCGTCACCAAGCCAGCGGCCCAGGGAGCAGGCCGTGGCTGA